In Megalopta genalis isolate 19385.01 chromosome 7, iyMegGena1_principal, whole genome shotgun sequence, a single window of DNA contains:
- the Hira gene encoding histone cell cycle regulator-like protein — MKLVKPNWVTHDGFPIFSVDIHPDGKRFATGGQGGDSGRVVIWNMEPVVNEVAELDENIPKMLCQLDNHLACVNCVRWSNNGLLASGGVDKLIMIWRLSGGVGGSSMFGGKSSVETWRCIATLRSHEADVLDLAWAPHSPWLASASVDNSVIVWDASKFPAIVAVLKGHKGFVKGITWDPVGKYLASQSDDKTLRVWRTTDWTEAALISEPFDECGGTTHVLRLSWSPDGQYLVSAHAMNGGGPTAQIIERDGWTQDKDFVGHRKAVTCVRFNGNILQKKQPGSSKPQQYCCVAIGSRDRSLSVWLTSLKRPLVVIHELFTHSVLDASWSPCGLRLAACSWDGSVVLIEFTQQELGQPLDPAEQSSLHERLYGKPLVQGSCTVMEAPELLNLKTTSSPTQTTQTLTSINSVQPPTTTPTTPAKGPINKQIETRTSDGKRRITPMFIPPPSDTMDSSSARLGTPTFTSQVKSSIVIEKRNDVVAPNVTTSVNSINTNSPTATLTLKRREQTTPKLNHAALSKKPKITSERNANQILLPPLKPSSSLSQQAGHYAVTVTNSQGLAHLQVFKGTDSEPTWDLYLGYSAVALAASPAVIALGLEDGSLHTFHPAKGCRPAPPLAPPAPLAKVHAVGNAVMVISSCGAVRVWEIGYSCRMIVSTSAAHLAVPGTSLLSCTLYNGMPHLAFTNARAYIYHKEMGTWLLIGDSQDPIWRWASFNASSTSGSRVPRGPLSSLQEGLLRTAGNTLPNPRLPHSAPSVVSYLEQQMLASRALGSTQEYVHWLIALVSFLLTQDGLEKRLRLILDDLLGPSHTSASKSIWDPLILGMKKHKLLEDVLSVVGGHLRWQRLYLEYTEQLTALRNQTV, encoded by the exons ATGAAGCTAGTAAAACCAAATTGGGTTACACACGATG GTTTTCCAATATTTTCTGTGGATATACATCCAGATGGAAAAAGATTTGCCACTGGTGGTCAAG GTGGTGATTCCGGAAGAGTTGTCATATGGAACATGGAACCAGTAGTCAATGAAGTTGCAGAATTAGATGAAAATATTCCAAAAATGTTGTGTCAGTTAGATAATCATCTTG CATGTGTAAATTGCGTTAGATGGAGTAATAATGGATTATTAGCATCAGGAGGAGTAGACAAACTCATTATGATTTGGAGATTGTCCGGTGGAGTAGGTGGCAGTTCCATGTTTGGTGGAAAGTCCAGTGTAGAAACATGGCGTTGCATAGCTACTTTACGTTCTCATGAAGCTGATGTATTGGATCTCGCATGGGCACCACATAGTCCATGGTTAGCTTCTGCCTCAGTAGACAATAGCGTAATAGTATGGGATGCTTCAAAATTCCCAGCTATTGTTGCCGTATTGAAAGGTCATAAAGGATTTGTGAAAGGGATCACTTGGGATCCTGTAggaaaatatttagcttctcaaTCTGATGACAAAACATTGCGTGTATGGCGTACTACTGATTGGACAGAAGCAGCACTGATATCCGAGCCATTCGATGAATGTGGTGGAACTACTCATGTCTTAAGACTTTCCTGGAGTCCTGATGGTCAGTATTTAGTGTCAGCTCATGCCATGAACGGCGGTGGTCCTACCGCGCAAATAATCGAAAGAGATGGATGGACCCAAGACAAAGATTTTGTAGGGCATAGAAAAGCTGTTACGTGCGTG AGATTCAATGGAAATATTTTACAAAAGAAGCAACCGGGCTCTTCCAAGCCGCAACAATATTGTTGCGTTGCTATAGGATCCCGCGATCGTTCCCTGTCTGTATGGTTAACTTCTTTAAAAAGGCCTTTAGTAGTGATACACGAATTGTTTACACATTCAGTGTTAGATGCTAGTTGGTCACCGTGCGGTCTACGTCTAGCCGCTTGTTCTTGGGATGGATCTGTTGTACTTATCGAGTTTACTCAACAGGAATTAGGTCAACCATTAGATCCTGCTGAACAA AGTAGTCTCCACGAACGTTTGTATGGTAAACCTTTAGTTCAAGGCAGTTGTACGGTGATGGAAGCGCCAGAACTTCTTAATTTGAAGACAACATCCTCACCAACGCAAACCACTCAAACATTAACAAGTATAAATTCAGTGCAACCGCCGACTACTACTCCTACAACTCCCGCGAAAGGCCCcattaataaacaaattgaaACAAGGACGTCCGATGGTAAAAGGCGGATAACACCAATGTTTATACCACCACCATCAGACACAAT GGACTCGTCGAGTGCTAGATTGGGAACACCAACATTTACGAGTCAAGTAAAAAGTTCGATCGTCATAGAAAAGCGAAACGATGTCGTAGCACCTAACGTTACTACTTCAGTGAATTCAATCAACACTAATAGTCCAACAGCTACATTGACTCTGAAACGACGCGAACAGACTACACCAAAACTAAATCACGCTGCACTTTCTAAGAAACCGAAAATCACATCCGAAAGAAATGCAAATCAAATTTTACTTCCCCCTTTGAAGCCATCTAGTTCGTTGTCTCAACAAGCTGGCCATTATGCTGTAACCGTGACCAATAGTCAAGGTTTAGCTCATTTACAAGTGTTCAAGGGTACAGATTCTGAACCAACTTGGGATTTATATTTAGGATACAGTGCTGTAGCATTAGCAGCCTCTCCAGCGGTTATTGCGCTTGGTTTAGAAGATGGGAGCCTTCATACGTTTCATCCTGCAAAAGGATGCCGACCAGCACCTCCTCTAGCTCCACCTGCACCACTTGCAAAAGTCCATGCAGTTGGGAATGCG GTAATGGTCATTTCAAGTTGTGGAGCAGTTCGTGTATGGGAAATAGGATACTCATGTAGAATGATAGTTTCTACATCTGCTGCACATTTGGCAGTACCAGGCACCTCCTTATTATCTTGCACTTTATATAATGGAATGCCTCATTTAGCTTTTACCAATGCCAGAgcatatatatatcataaagaAATGG GTACATGGTTATTAATTGGCGACAGTCAAGATCCTATATGGCGTTGGGCATCATTCAATGCGTCTAGTACATCTGGAAGTAGAGTTCCCAGAGGACCTCTTTCTTCTTTACAAGAAGGATTATTGAGAACAGCTGGAAACACTTTACCTAATCCAAGATTACCCCATAGTGCACCCAGCGTAGTGTCCTATTTGGAACAACAAATGCTTGCTTCCAGAGCTCTTGGTAGCACACAGGAATATGTACATTGGCTCATTGCTCTAGTATCCTTTCTATTAACTCAAG ATGGATTAGAAAAACGTTTGAGGTTAATTTTAGACGATCTTCTGGGTCCAAGTCACACGTCTGCCTCAAAAAGTATATGGGATCCTTTGATACTG gGAATGAAGAAACATAAACTCTTAGAAGATGTATTGTCCGTTGTCGGTGGACACCTTCGTTGGCAAAGGTTATATCTCGAATATACAGAACAGTTAACAGCATTGAGGAATCAAACAGTTTGA
- the LOC117221610 gene encoding START domain-containing protein 10 isoform X3, whose amino-acid sequence MYQIVHTYKMDIGIVKIAEDKDFEKLKRLYDDNNDWRLDYNKPDLSVWTKCVPGISFRMVKIRTRFADVLPETLYDVLHDPEYRKVWDTHMIESKDIGFFNPNNDIGYYSMACPSPLKNRDFILQRSWLDTGIEQLILNHSVFHKDYPPRKQYVRATSYLTGYIVRPSRNGDGSELGYVSHTDPHGKLPVWLVNKVTQIFAPKMVKKLHKASVAYPTWKLLNNPNCKPWHFPEQISAPRIRIEDCQLKDK is encoded by the exons ATGTATCAG ATAGTACATACTTATAAAATGGATATTGGAATTGTTAAAATTGCCGAGGATAAAGATTTTGAGAAATTGAAACGATTATATGATGATAATAATGACTGGAGGTTGGATTACAATAAGCCTGATTTGTCAGTTTGGACAAAATGTGTACCAGGAATTAGTTTCAGAATGGTGAAA ATTAGAACTCGTTTTGCTGATGTTTTACCTGAAACATTGTATGATGTATTACACGATCCTGAATATAGAAAAGTTTGGGATACCCATATGATCGAATCAAAAGACATAGGTTTTTTTAATCCAAATAATGATATTGGTTACTATTCCA TGGCTTGTCCATCTCCATTAAAAAACAGAGATTTTATACTGCAAAGATCTTGGCTTGATACTGGTATAGAACAACTAATTCTGAATCATTCTGTTTTCCACAAAGATTATCCACCAAGAAAACAGTATGTGAGAGCAACATCTTATCTTACAG GATACATTGTAAGACCGTCACGAAATGGGGATGGTTCTGAGCTGGGATACGTATCTCATACTGATCCACATGGGAAACTACCAGTTTGGCTAGTCAATAAAGTTACACAAATATTTGCACCAAAG ATGGTTAAAAAGTTGCATAAAGCTTCTGTGGCCTATCCTACTTGGAAGTTATTAAATAATCCAAACTGTAAACCATGGCATTTCCCTGAACAAATTTCTGCACCACGAATACGAATTGAAGAT TGTCAATTGAAAGACAAATAA
- the LOC117221610 gene encoding START domain-containing protein 10 isoform X2 yields the protein MYQIVHTYKMDIGIVKIAEDKDFEKLKRLYDDNNDWRLDYNKPDLSVWTKCVPGISFRMVKIRTRFADVLPETLYDVLHDPEYRKVWDTHMIESKDIGFFNPNNDIGYYSMACPSPLKNRDFILQRSWLDTGIEQLILNHSVFHKDYPPRKQYVRATSYLTGYIVRPSRNGDGSELGYVSHTDPHGKLPVWLVNKVTQIFAPKMVKKLHKASVAYPTWKLLNNPNCKPWHFPEQISAPRIRIEDSTEERNSKNHYVDESELKESAVMDSD from the exons ATGTATCAG ATAGTACATACTTATAAAATGGATATTGGAATTGTTAAAATTGCCGAGGATAAAGATTTTGAGAAATTGAAACGATTATATGATGATAATAATGACTGGAGGTTGGATTACAATAAGCCTGATTTGTCAGTTTGGACAAAATGTGTACCAGGAATTAGTTTCAGAATGGTGAAA ATTAGAACTCGTTTTGCTGATGTTTTACCTGAAACATTGTATGATGTATTACACGATCCTGAATATAGAAAAGTTTGGGATACCCATATGATCGAATCAAAAGACATAGGTTTTTTTAATCCAAATAATGATATTGGTTACTATTCCA TGGCTTGTCCATCTCCATTAAAAAACAGAGATTTTATACTGCAAAGATCTTGGCTTGATACTGGTATAGAACAACTAATTCTGAATCATTCTGTTTTCCACAAAGATTATCCACCAAGAAAACAGTATGTGAGAGCAACATCTTATCTTACAG GATACATTGTAAGACCGTCACGAAATGGGGATGGTTCTGAGCTGGGATACGTATCTCATACTGATCCACATGGGAAACTACCAGTTTGGCTAGTCAATAAAGTTACACAAATATTTGCACCAAAG ATGGTTAAAAAGTTGCATAAAGCTTCTGTGGCCTATCCTACTTGGAAGTTATTAAATAATCCAAACTGTAAACCATGGCATTTCCCTGAACAAATTTCTGCACCACGAATACGAATTGAAGAT TCTACAGAAGAAAGAAATTCGAAGAATCATTATGTTGATGAATCAGAGTTAAAGGAGTCTGCTGTAATGGATAGCGATTAA
- the LOC117221610 gene encoding START domain-containing protein 10 isoform X1, translated as MYQIVHTYKMDIGIVKIAEDKDFEKLKRLYDDNNDWRLDYNKPDLSVWTKCVPGISFRMVKIRTRFADVLPETLYDVLHDPEYRKVWDTHMIESKDIGFFNPNNDIGYYSMACPSPLKNRDFILQRSWLDTGIEQLILNHSVFHKDYPPRKQYVRATSYLTGYIVRPSRNGDGSELGYVSHTDPHGKLPVWLVNKVTQIFAPKMVKKLHKASVAYPTWKLLNNPNCKPWHFPEQISAPRIRIEDCVKSTEERNSKNHYVDESELKESAVMDSD; from the exons ATGTATCAG ATAGTACATACTTATAAAATGGATATTGGAATTGTTAAAATTGCCGAGGATAAAGATTTTGAGAAATTGAAACGATTATATGATGATAATAATGACTGGAGGTTGGATTACAATAAGCCTGATTTGTCAGTTTGGACAAAATGTGTACCAGGAATTAGTTTCAGAATGGTGAAA ATTAGAACTCGTTTTGCTGATGTTTTACCTGAAACATTGTATGATGTATTACACGATCCTGAATATAGAAAAGTTTGGGATACCCATATGATCGAATCAAAAGACATAGGTTTTTTTAATCCAAATAATGATATTGGTTACTATTCCA TGGCTTGTCCATCTCCATTAAAAAACAGAGATTTTATACTGCAAAGATCTTGGCTTGATACTGGTATAGAACAACTAATTCTGAATCATTCTGTTTTCCACAAAGATTATCCACCAAGAAAACAGTATGTGAGAGCAACATCTTATCTTACAG GATACATTGTAAGACCGTCACGAAATGGGGATGGTTCTGAGCTGGGATACGTATCTCATACTGATCCACATGGGAAACTACCAGTTTGGCTAGTCAATAAAGTTACACAAATATTTGCACCAAAG ATGGTTAAAAAGTTGCATAAAGCTTCTGTGGCCTATCCTACTTGGAAGTTATTAAATAATCCAAACTGTAAACCATGGCATTTCCCTGAACAAATTTCTGCACCACGAATACGAATTGAAGAT TGTGTAAAGTCTACAGAAGAAAGAAATTCGAAGAATCATTATGTTGATGAATCAGAGTTAAAGGAGTCTGCTGTAATGGATAGCGATTAA
- the Pgm2a gene encoding phosphoglucomutase 2 isoform X2: MYNAEIIPIMVPINTGKIELDNKINEWLKWNKDPKASHEVEELVEGNNIEILSNLFLERLKFGTAGLRGHMGPGYNQMNDLVIVQTGQGLSNYLLNAVSNASEKGVIIGYDGRHCSKRFAELTATIFIAKHVKVYLFSKVVPTPFIPYGVLKYKCAAGIMVTASHNPKNDNGYKVYWENGAQIISPHDEKIQKYILENLEPIESSWDVTKVYVSPLYKDPWSDIMQLYFHGLKQTVLYPEVNRNTILKFTYTPMHGVGYEYMSAAFDAANLKPFVIVEEQKLPDPEFSTVKFPNPEEGESALELSIKTANENSSSIIIANDPDADRLACATKMKTGEWHIFSGNELGALLGWWMMHTYRVQHPDTDFSNVYMLASTVSSKILAAMAKQEGFNFEETLTGFKWMGNRTVELEKTDKTVIFAYEEAIGFMCGSNVLDKDGISAGMCIAELAAYLETIGFTLYEKLYDIYAQYGYHISENSYWICHEPNTIKAIFERLRNYAEKPNTYPTNILNGKYSIVGVRDLTTGYDNTKSKNILPVSKSSQMITFTFKNGLVITLRTSGTEPKIKYYSEICATLEEKNLTLLRTTLKEMVSTVVKEFLQPKINGLLPRPS; this comes from the exons ATGTATAATGCT GAGATTATTCCCATTATGGTTCCTATAAACACTGGGAAAATAGAACTGGACAATAAAATCAACGAATGGTTAAAATGGAACAAG GATCCGAAAGCTAGTCATGAGGTTGAAGAACTTGTCGAAGGGAATAACATTGAGATCTTGTCAAATTTATTCTTGGAAAGACTCAAATTTGGCACAGCTGGATTAAGAGGTCACATGGGTCCAGGATATAATCAGATGAATGATTTAGTTATAGTTCAAACTGGGCAAGGTCTATCAAATTATTTACTAAATGCTGTATCTAATGCATCGGAAAAAGGAGTGATAATAGGATACGATGGACGTCATTGCAGCAAAAG GTTTGCAGAATTGACTGCTACAATTTTTATAGCAAAACATGTAAAAGTATATCTCTTTTCAAAAGTTGTTCCAACTCCTTTCATACCTTACGGTGTGTTAAAATATAAATGTGCAGCAGGAATAATGGTTACAGCTTCCCATAACCCTAAGAATGACAATGGTTATAAAGTTTATTGGGAAAACGGTGCACAAATTATTTCACCACATGATGAAAAAATTCAAAAGTACATACTTGAAAATCTTGAACCGATCGAATCTTCTTGGGATGTAACAAAAGTATATGTCAGTCCATTATATAAAGATCCATGGAGTGACATTATGCAGTTGTATTTTCATGGCCTCAAACAAACAGTTTTATATCCTGAAGTAAATAGAAAcacaatattaaaatttacatATACACCCATGCATGGAGTTGGATATGAGTACATGAGTGCAGCGTTCGATGCTGCAAATTTAAAG CCATTTGTAATAGTCGAAGAGCAAAAGTTACCTGATCCAGAATTTTCAACTGTAAAATTTCCAAATCCTGAAGAAGGGGAAAGTGCTTTGGAGCTCAGTATAAAAACAGCGAATGAAAATTCTTCTTCTATCATAATTGCTAATGATCCTGATGCAGATAGATTAGCTtgtgcgacaaaaatgaaaac cggAGAATGGCATATTTTTTCGGGTAATGAATTGGGAGCGTTATTAGGATGGTGGATGATGCATACATATCGGGTGCAACATCCTGACACAGATTTCTCTAATGTATATATGCTCGCGTCAACGGTATCAAGTAAAATTTTAGCTGCGATGGCAAAACAGGAAGGCTTTAATTTTGAG GAAACTTTAACAGGTTTCAAGTGGATGGGCAATAGAACTGTAGAACTAGAGAAAACTGATAAAACAGTAATATTTGCATACGAAGAAGCAATTGGTTTCATGTGCGGTTCTAATGTACTGGATAAAGATGGTATAAGTGCTGGAATGTGCATAGCAGAATTGGCAGCTTATCTTGAGACAATAGGTTTTACtctttatgaaaaattgtaTGATATATATGCTCA ATATGGATATCACATTTCTGAGAATTCATATTGGATTTGTCATGAGCCAAATACTATTAAAGCAATATTTGAAAGATTACGAAATTACGCTGAAAAACCAAATACG TATCCAACAAATATCCTCAATGGAAAATACTCAATAGTAGGTGTTCGTGATCTGACAACTGGTTATGATAACACGAAATCGAAAAATATTCTACCAGTTTCAAAATCAAGTCAAATGATAACGTTTACTTTTAAGAATGGCTTAGTAATAACATTAAGAACCAGTGGTACAGAACCTAAGATTAAGTACTACAGTGAAATATGCGCAACTCTTGAAGAAAA AAATCTTACACTTCTAAGGACAACGCTTAAGGAAATGGTATCGACCGTTGTAAAGGAATTTCTCCAACCTAAAATAAATGGACTCTTACCCCGACCTAGTTAA
- the Pgm2a gene encoding phosphoglucomutase 2 isoform X1, whose amino-acid sequence MCSFVIVIICEIIPIMVPINTGKIELDNKINEWLKWNKDPKASHEVEELVEGNNIEILSNLFLERLKFGTAGLRGHMGPGYNQMNDLVIVQTGQGLSNYLLNAVSNASEKGVIIGYDGRHCSKRFAELTATIFIAKHVKVYLFSKVVPTPFIPYGVLKYKCAAGIMVTASHNPKNDNGYKVYWENGAQIISPHDEKIQKYILENLEPIESSWDVTKVYVSPLYKDPWSDIMQLYFHGLKQTVLYPEVNRNTILKFTYTPMHGVGYEYMSAAFDAANLKPFVIVEEQKLPDPEFSTVKFPNPEEGESALELSIKTANENSSSIIIANDPDADRLACATKMKTGEWHIFSGNELGALLGWWMMHTYRVQHPDTDFSNVYMLASTVSSKILAAMAKQEGFNFEETLTGFKWMGNRTVELEKTDKTVIFAYEEAIGFMCGSNVLDKDGISAGMCIAELAAYLETIGFTLYEKLYDIYAQYGYHISENSYWICHEPNTIKAIFERLRNYAEKPNTYPTNILNGKYSIVGVRDLTTGYDNTKSKNILPVSKSSQMITFTFKNGLVITLRTSGTEPKIKYYSEICATLEEKNLTLLRTTLKEMVSTVVKEFLQPKINGLLPRPS is encoded by the exons ATGTGCAgttttgttattgttattatatgt GAGATTATTCCCATTATGGTTCCTATAAACACTGGGAAAATAGAACTGGACAATAAAATCAACGAATGGTTAAAATGGAACAAG GATCCGAAAGCTAGTCATGAGGTTGAAGAACTTGTCGAAGGGAATAACATTGAGATCTTGTCAAATTTATTCTTGGAAAGACTCAAATTTGGCACAGCTGGATTAAGAGGTCACATGGGTCCAGGATATAATCAGATGAATGATTTAGTTATAGTTCAAACTGGGCAAGGTCTATCAAATTATTTACTAAATGCTGTATCTAATGCATCGGAAAAAGGAGTGATAATAGGATACGATGGACGTCATTGCAGCAAAAG GTTTGCAGAATTGACTGCTACAATTTTTATAGCAAAACATGTAAAAGTATATCTCTTTTCAAAAGTTGTTCCAACTCCTTTCATACCTTACGGTGTGTTAAAATATAAATGTGCAGCAGGAATAATGGTTACAGCTTCCCATAACCCTAAGAATGACAATGGTTATAAAGTTTATTGGGAAAACGGTGCACAAATTATTTCACCACATGATGAAAAAATTCAAAAGTACATACTTGAAAATCTTGAACCGATCGAATCTTCTTGGGATGTAACAAAAGTATATGTCAGTCCATTATATAAAGATCCATGGAGTGACATTATGCAGTTGTATTTTCATGGCCTCAAACAAACAGTTTTATATCCTGAAGTAAATAGAAAcacaatattaaaatttacatATACACCCATGCATGGAGTTGGATATGAGTACATGAGTGCAGCGTTCGATGCTGCAAATTTAAAG CCATTTGTAATAGTCGAAGAGCAAAAGTTACCTGATCCAGAATTTTCAACTGTAAAATTTCCAAATCCTGAAGAAGGGGAAAGTGCTTTGGAGCTCAGTATAAAAACAGCGAATGAAAATTCTTCTTCTATCATAATTGCTAATGATCCTGATGCAGATAGATTAGCTtgtgcgacaaaaatgaaaac cggAGAATGGCATATTTTTTCGGGTAATGAATTGGGAGCGTTATTAGGATGGTGGATGATGCATACATATCGGGTGCAACATCCTGACACAGATTTCTCTAATGTATATATGCTCGCGTCAACGGTATCAAGTAAAATTTTAGCTGCGATGGCAAAACAGGAAGGCTTTAATTTTGAG GAAACTTTAACAGGTTTCAAGTGGATGGGCAATAGAACTGTAGAACTAGAGAAAACTGATAAAACAGTAATATTTGCATACGAAGAAGCAATTGGTTTCATGTGCGGTTCTAATGTACTGGATAAAGATGGTATAAGTGCTGGAATGTGCATAGCAGAATTGGCAGCTTATCTTGAGACAATAGGTTTTACtctttatgaaaaattgtaTGATATATATGCTCA ATATGGATATCACATTTCTGAGAATTCATATTGGATTTGTCATGAGCCAAATACTATTAAAGCAATATTTGAAAGATTACGAAATTACGCTGAAAAACCAAATACG TATCCAACAAATATCCTCAATGGAAAATACTCAATAGTAGGTGTTCGTGATCTGACAACTGGTTATGATAACACGAAATCGAAAAATATTCTACCAGTTTCAAAATCAAGTCAAATGATAACGTTTACTTTTAAGAATGGCTTAGTAATAACATTAAGAACCAGTGGTACAGAACCTAAGATTAAGTACTACAGTGAAATATGCGCAACTCTTGAAGAAAA AAATCTTACACTTCTAAGGACAACGCTTAAGGAAATGGTATCGACCGTTGTAAAGGAATTTCTCCAACCTAAAATAAATGGACTCTTACCCCGACCTAGTTAA
- the Pgm2a gene encoding phosphoglucomutase 2 isoform X3, whose product MVPINTGKIELDNKINEWLKWNKDPKASHEVEELVEGNNIEILSNLFLERLKFGTAGLRGHMGPGYNQMNDLVIVQTGQGLSNYLLNAVSNASEKGVIIGYDGRHCSKRFAELTATIFIAKHVKVYLFSKVVPTPFIPYGVLKYKCAAGIMVTASHNPKNDNGYKVYWENGAQIISPHDEKIQKYILENLEPIESSWDVTKVYVSPLYKDPWSDIMQLYFHGLKQTVLYPEVNRNTILKFTYTPMHGVGYEYMSAAFDAANLKPFVIVEEQKLPDPEFSTVKFPNPEEGESALELSIKTANENSSSIIIANDPDADRLACATKMKTGEWHIFSGNELGALLGWWMMHTYRVQHPDTDFSNVYMLASTVSSKILAAMAKQEGFNFEETLTGFKWMGNRTVELEKTDKTVIFAYEEAIGFMCGSNVLDKDGISAGMCIAELAAYLETIGFTLYEKLYDIYAQYGYHISENSYWICHEPNTIKAIFERLRNYAEKPNTYPTNILNGKYSIVGVRDLTTGYDNTKSKNILPVSKSSQMITFTFKNGLVITLRTSGTEPKIKYYSEICATLEEKNLTLLRTTLKEMVSTVVKEFLQPKINGLLPRPS is encoded by the exons ATGGTTCCTATAAACACTGGGAAAATAGAACTGGACAATAAAATCAACGAATGGTTAAAATGGAACAAG GATCCGAAAGCTAGTCATGAGGTTGAAGAACTTGTCGAAGGGAATAACATTGAGATCTTGTCAAATTTATTCTTGGAAAGACTCAAATTTGGCACAGCTGGATTAAGAGGTCACATGGGTCCAGGATATAATCAGATGAATGATTTAGTTATAGTTCAAACTGGGCAAGGTCTATCAAATTATTTACTAAATGCTGTATCTAATGCATCGGAAAAAGGAGTGATAATAGGATACGATGGACGTCATTGCAGCAAAAG GTTTGCAGAATTGACTGCTACAATTTTTATAGCAAAACATGTAAAAGTATATCTCTTTTCAAAAGTTGTTCCAACTCCTTTCATACCTTACGGTGTGTTAAAATATAAATGTGCAGCAGGAATAATGGTTACAGCTTCCCATAACCCTAAGAATGACAATGGTTATAAAGTTTATTGGGAAAACGGTGCACAAATTATTTCACCACATGATGAAAAAATTCAAAAGTACATACTTGAAAATCTTGAACCGATCGAATCTTCTTGGGATGTAACAAAAGTATATGTCAGTCCATTATATAAAGATCCATGGAGTGACATTATGCAGTTGTATTTTCATGGCCTCAAACAAACAGTTTTATATCCTGAAGTAAATAGAAAcacaatattaaaatttacatATACACCCATGCATGGAGTTGGATATGAGTACATGAGTGCAGCGTTCGATGCTGCAAATTTAAAG CCATTTGTAATAGTCGAAGAGCAAAAGTTACCTGATCCAGAATTTTCAACTGTAAAATTTCCAAATCCTGAAGAAGGGGAAAGTGCTTTGGAGCTCAGTATAAAAACAGCGAATGAAAATTCTTCTTCTATCATAATTGCTAATGATCCTGATGCAGATAGATTAGCTtgtgcgacaaaaatgaaaac cggAGAATGGCATATTTTTTCGGGTAATGAATTGGGAGCGTTATTAGGATGGTGGATGATGCATACATATCGGGTGCAACATCCTGACACAGATTTCTCTAATGTATATATGCTCGCGTCAACGGTATCAAGTAAAATTTTAGCTGCGATGGCAAAACAGGAAGGCTTTAATTTTGAG GAAACTTTAACAGGTTTCAAGTGGATGGGCAATAGAACTGTAGAACTAGAGAAAACTGATAAAACAGTAATATTTGCATACGAAGAAGCAATTGGTTTCATGTGCGGTTCTAATGTACTGGATAAAGATGGTATAAGTGCTGGAATGTGCATAGCAGAATTGGCAGCTTATCTTGAGACAATAGGTTTTACtctttatgaaaaattgtaTGATATATATGCTCA ATATGGATATCACATTTCTGAGAATTCATATTGGATTTGTCATGAGCCAAATACTATTAAAGCAATATTTGAAAGATTACGAAATTACGCTGAAAAACCAAATACG TATCCAACAAATATCCTCAATGGAAAATACTCAATAGTAGGTGTTCGTGATCTGACAACTGGTTATGATAACACGAAATCGAAAAATATTCTACCAGTTTCAAAATCAAGTCAAATGATAACGTTTACTTTTAAGAATGGCTTAGTAATAACATTAAGAACCAGTGGTACAGAACCTAAGATTAAGTACTACAGTGAAATATGCGCAACTCTTGAAGAAAA AAATCTTACACTTCTAAGGACAACGCTTAAGGAAATGGTATCGACCGTTGTAAAGGAATTTCTCCAACCTAAAATAAATGGACTCTTACCCCGACCTAGTTAA